GCCCCCTCTGTCTGGGCCGGCTGAAGGACAGTTGGCTGGTGGCGTCCGAGACCTGCGCGTTCGATCTGATCGGGGCGGAAGCGGTGCGCGAGATCGAGCCGGGCGAACTGGTGGTGCTGAATCAGGACGGGGTGAAAAGCTATATGCCCTTCACCAAGACCGAGCCGGCCAAGTGCGTGTTCGAGTACATCTATTTTGCCAGGCCGGACAGCAAGATTTTCGGGGACAAGGCGGTCTATCTGACGCGCAAGGCGCTGGGGCGGCAGTTGGCGAAGGAGGCGCCGGTCAAGGCCGACATCGTAATCCCGGTGCCGGACTCGGGCGTGCCGGCCGCGTTGGGTTTTGCGGAAGGATCGGGCATTCCCTTCGAGAACGGGTTGATCCGCAACCACTATATCGGCCGGACCTTTATCGAGCCGGAACAGGCCATCCGCCACTTCGGCGTCAAGATCAAGCTGAACGCCGTGTCCGAGGTGCTGGAGGGCAAGCGGGTGGTGGTGGTGGATGACTCGATCGTGCGAGGGACGACCAGCCGGAAGATCGTCAAGATGCTCCGCCACGCGGGGGCGCGCGAAGTGCATATGCGGATCAGCTCGCCGCCGATCGTCTCGCCCTGTTTTTACGGGATCGATACGCCGACCAAGAAGGAATTGATCGGCTCCAGCCATACGATCCAGGAAATTCGCAAGTACATCACCGCGGACAGCCTGGCCTATCTGAGTCTGGAAGGCATGTTGAACGCCTCGCCGGGGAGTCCCGGTCACTACTGCAACGCCTGCTTTACCGAGAAGTATCCCATCCCGTTCACAAAGGCCGAAGAATTGCAATTGGGCCTTTTCTGACGCGACTTTCCCGCCATCATTGCTGTTGCCCATGAAAATTCACGCGTGCTAGGATAGTCACGGAAGACGGAGCATATGGCTGATGGCCGATCGCTGATGGCTCCGAGCGAGCAATGCTTTCCGCTCTCTTATCCATTCCCGCCATGCGCCATCAGCCATTCGCTCCCAGTTTTGCTATGGAGGCTGCTATGAAACGGACCCTGGCCTTGTTGTTGGCGCCGGCGTTGGTCGTGTTCCTGGCTGCGTCGGTTATGGCCAAGAGCTATTTTAAGATCGGGGAGAAGGCGCCCGGCTTTACCTTGACCTCCATCGGCGGCGAGACCGTGTCGCTGGACAGTTTCAAAGGCAAGGTGATCGTGCTGGGGCTGTTCCATATCTGCGAGCCTTGCATGATGCAAGGGACCAACTTGCAGAAGGTGTACGAGGCGACCCAGGGCAAGCCGGTGGCGATCCTCGGGGTGAATTCCTCGGGCGATTCGAAGGAGAACGTGCTGGAGTTCTTGTCGGCTTTTCCGGTCAAGGTGACCTACCCCTATTTGATCGATCCGAAGAAGACCACCGATAAGCTGTATGGCGGGGGGAAGTTCATCCCCAACGTCTACATCATCGACCAGGAGGGGGTCATCTGCTGGCAGCGGGTCGGGAACATGGACCTGGCCGGGGCGGACGTGATTCTACAGGAAGTGAACAAGCTGCTGGCCGGCGGGGCCGGCAAGGGGAATATGTAGGGCTCTGTGTCATGACAGAGAAGGGATACAGCTCGATGGATGAGATGGAAGCGGGGAAGCAGAAGTTTCTCGGCCTGATCAAGGAGATCGACGCGGCCGTGCAGGTGGTGATTCCGGTGACTCCCTCGAACAGCATGTTTCTGATCTCGCTCACCAAGGGGGCCAATCGGAAGTTCATCACCGTGCCGGAAGACGACATCCTGGACCTTCCCAACGAAGCCGACATTCTCGCGAAGGTGACGAAAGTTTTGAAAGATGCGGTCGCAGCCTTATAAAGGTTCAGGTTGAGGCTGAGGTTAAGGTTGAAATGGCGGGTTCAGACAAATTCGGGTTTCGCCTAAACCTCAACCTTAGCCTTCTTCGTTAGCTATGAAACAACTTCTGCCCGGCATCTGGCAATGGTCCTGGTTCTCGGAAGAGAAGCAGCTGGACTTCAACGGTCTGTTCCTGTTTGTGGGGGAGCATCGTGTGCTGGTGGACCCGCCGCCCATGGCGTCGGAAGACAAACTTCAGATCAGGAAAAGCGGCCAGCTGGACTATATCCTGCTCACGAACCGGGACCATGAGCGGGACGCAGCCGCCTGCCAGGCTGAGTTCGGCTGCCAGGTCATGGTGCCGGAGGCCGATGCGCCGCAGATGACGATCAAGGCCAACAAGACTTACAAAGACGGGGAGCTGCTGCCGGGCGGCATTTGGGCGATTCATCTCAAGGATCAGAAATCGCCCGGCGAATCCGCGCTCTTCCTGCAGCAGGGGAAGGGGATCTTGATCCTGGGCGATGCGTTGATCGGGAAGCCTCCCGGATCGCTCGCTATGCTACCGGCTGAGAAGTATGCCGATCCGGTCAAGGCCAGGGAAGGGCTCAAGCGGCTTCTGAAGTACAACTTTGAGACCCTCCTCGCGGGAGACGGGGCCTCGATCCTCACCGGCGCCAAACAGGTCCTTGAACGGACCCTGCTCGTTTGACCATGCAGACCACCCATTCCGAACAGCTCAATCGCCAGGGCAACGATTTTTTCTCGCACGGCCATTACACCGAGGCCTACGTCTGCTACGCCAAGGCCCTGGACTATGACCGGATCACCGGGGACCGTCGGGCGCTGGTCGCAACGCTCGGCAATCTGGGGAACATCTGCGCGGTGAGCGGACGGCGGGAGCAGGCCCAGGCCTACTACCAGGAAGTGCTCGAACTGCAAAAGATTCTGGGAGACGACCGGGGCATCGGCACGACCCTGGCCAACCTGGGCAACCTGCGTGCCGATGCCGGCGAATGGGATCGGGCCCGCGCCTATTACCTGGAGGCGTTGGACATTATGCGGCGGTCCCGCGATGAACAAGGGCTGGCCGTGCTGTTCTCGGATCTGGGGTTGGTGGCCCGTGAAACGGGTCAGTGCGAAGAAGCGATGCACTATTACGAGCAGTCCCTGGCCTTGATGCGCCGAATGGACGATCAGGGCGGCGTGGCGGATGTCTGGCGCATGATGGCCAGAACGCATCTGGTGCAGAAGCACTATGAGGAAGCCCTCGCCTGTTGCCAGACGAGCCAGGCGGTGGCGGAGCGGAGCGGCGATGAATTGCGGACGGGGGGTGCGAGGTACGTGATGGCCCAGTGTTACGAAGAACTGGGGCGACTCAAAGAAGCGGCCGAGCTGCTGGCGTTGGTGGTGCAGATGGATCGTAAGTACCGGTTGCCCAAGCTGGAAGAAAATACGAAGCGCTTGGAGCAGTTGCAGGCTCGCTTGCCCGGCGGGCGCAGCCAGGTGATGCCGGGTGAGAGGCGGACATGAGCGGAGACTGGGCGGAAACGCGCGCGCAGTTGTGCCGGCAAGACCCGGCGTTCTATGAGCTGGAACCGGGTGGAGCCCTGGCGCTGGCGCTGGACGACGAAAACTGGATGCTGGAGCTGACCCCGGACGGTCGCGTGATTTGCCAGACGGG
This Nitrospirota bacterium DNA region includes the following protein-coding sequences:
- a CDS encoding TlpA family protein disulfide reductase — encoded protein: MEAAMKRTLALLLAPALVVFLAASVMAKSYFKIGEKAPGFTLTSIGGETVSLDSFKGKVIVLGLFHICEPCMMQGTNLQKVYEATQGKPVAILGVNSSGDSKENVLEFLSAFPVKVTYPYLIDPKKTTDKLYGGGKFIPNVYIIDQEGVICWQRVGNMDLAGADVILQEVNKLLAGGAGKGNM
- a CDS encoding tetratricopeptide repeat protein, whose protein sequence is MQTTHSEQLNRQGNDFFSHGHYTEAYVCYAKALDYDRITGDRRALVATLGNLGNICAVSGRREQAQAYYQEVLELQKILGDDRGIGTTLANLGNLRADAGEWDRARAYYLEALDIMRRSRDEQGLAVLFSDLGLVARETGQCEEAMHYYEQSLALMRRMDDQGGVADVWRMMARTHLVQKHYEEALACCQTSQAVAERSGDELRTGGARYVMAQCYEELGRLKEAAELLALVVQMDRKYRLPKLEENTKRLEQLQARLPGGRSQVMPGERRT
- a CDS encoding amidophosphoribosyltransferase, whose protein sequence is MDLITPDKFHDECAVFGIYGHKEAANLTYLGLYALQHRGQEGSGIVSSDGEHFHQEKGMGLVADIYTKSVLKRLPGPRAIGHNRYSTAGGNNLKNVQPLTVNFAFGNLALAHNGNLINAQMLRNELEAYGAIFQSSTDSEVMIHLMAHSRGDTLLSRIIDALSQVRGSFSVVLLTDDAVIACRDPHGFRPLCLGRLKDSWLVASETCAFDLIGAEAVREIEPGELVVLNQDGVKSYMPFTKTEPAKCVFEYIYFARPDSKIFGDKAVYLTRKALGRQLAKEAPVKADIVIPVPDSGVPAALGFAEGSGIPFENGLIRNHYIGRTFIEPEQAIRHFGVKIKLNAVSEVLEGKRVVVVDDSIVRGTTSRKIVKMLRHAGAREVHMRISSPPIVSPCFYGIDTPTKKELIGSSHTIQEIRKYITADSLAYLSLEGMLNASPGSPGHYCNACFTEKYPIPFTKAEELQLGLF